A genomic stretch from Caballeronia sp. LZ062 includes:
- a CDS encoding SDR family oxidoreductase, whose amino-acid sequence MQVKGKVVLVTGANRGLGKQFAKSLLQAGAAKVYAAARDPGSVDIEGVEAIRLDVTKPADIADAASKYADVQIVVNNAGALARGALLDGASTQDMRDLFDVNVIGPLAVTQAFAPTLKKNGGGAVINVLSVLSWVALPDAGAYSASKSAAWAVTNALRDELRAQGTLVVGVHPGYIDTDMVADVTAPKISPASVVEQVLAAVERDEEEVLVDDTGRAVKQSLSTAKPIYITGIPR is encoded by the coding sequence ATGCAAGTCAAGGGAAAGGTCGTACTCGTCACCGGCGCGAATCGCGGGCTCGGTAAGCAATTTGCGAAGTCGCTGCTGCAGGCGGGCGCCGCCAAGGTCTACGCGGCGGCGCGCGATCCCGGCAGCGTGGATATCGAAGGCGTCGAAGCGATTCGTCTCGACGTCACGAAGCCCGCCGATATCGCCGACGCTGCGTCGAAGTATGCGGACGTGCAGATCGTCGTGAACAACGCGGGCGCGCTGGCGCGCGGCGCGTTGCTCGATGGGGCATCGACGCAAGACATGCGCGATCTCTTCGACGTCAACGTGATCGGCCCGCTCGCCGTGACGCAGGCGTTCGCGCCGACGCTGAAGAAGAACGGCGGCGGCGCGGTCATCAACGTGTTGTCGGTCTTGAGCTGGGTTGCGTTGCCGGATGCGGGCGCCTATAGCGCCTCGAAGTCGGCGGCATGGGCCGTGACCAACGCCCTGCGCGACGAGTTGCGCGCGCAGGGCACGCTCGTGGTCGGCGTGCATCCCGGCTATATAGACACCGACATGGTCGCGGACGTCACCGCGCCGAAAATCTCGCCCGCGAGCGTCGTCGAGCAAGTGCTTGCCGCCGTCGAACGCGACGAAGAAGAAGTGCTCGTGGATGACACCGGACGCGCCGTCAAGCAGTCGCTGTCCACCGCGAAGCCGATCTACATCACCGGCATTCCCCGCTAG
- a CDS encoding YciI family protein, whose protein sequence is MRFMMLMIPRGYESAEPGTMPSAEAVAAMMKYNEDLQKAGVLLALDGLHPPSMGARVTFEGGKPRVTDGPFAEAKEVLGGYWMIQVKSREEAIEWAKRCPASENEIIEVRQVQEFGDFPPDVQEAAAGFEEMQKAPKPA, encoded by the coding sequence ATGCGTTTCATGATGCTGATGATCCCGCGCGGCTACGAAAGCGCAGAGCCCGGCACGATGCCGAGCGCCGAAGCCGTCGCCGCGATGATGAAGTACAACGAAGACTTGCAGAAGGCGGGCGTGCTGCTCGCGCTCGACGGGCTGCATCCGCCGTCGATGGGCGCGCGCGTCACGTTCGAAGGCGGCAAGCCGCGTGTGACCGACGGCCCGTTCGCCGAAGCGAAGGAAGTGCTCGGCGGCTACTGGATGATTCAGGTGAAATCGCGCGAAGAGGCAATCGAATGGGCGAAACGGTGTCCGGCTTCGGAGAACGAGATCATCGAAGTGCGGCAGGTCCAGGAATTCGGCGACTTCCCGCCTGACGTGCAGGAAGCCGCCGCCGGCTTCGAAGAGATGCAGAAGGCGCCGAAGCCAGCCTAG
- a CDS encoding LacI family DNA-binding transcriptional regulator produces MSETVRPREEVSIADVARRAGVSVATVSRVLNSHSNVREATREKVREAVAASGYRVNELARNLRTAESRLLLTMVPDFGNPFYAAIVRGIDTVARQNGYFMLLCDTGADPLRERSYFDLLRGRRADGAICLDPAAVQKALVEQASMLPWVACCEFDPAARVPYVGIDNHLAAGDVVRYLLKKGHERIALINSGEGYLYGRQRLAGYRDALQAAGIAANPAWQVELDSLDYDAGERAAAQLASLGRDRPTAIFAVSDTLAIGVMNGLRGVGLRVPEDVAVVGFDDIAVAAHAVPPLTTVAQPMRTLGETAANLLLKRLRDPHADVPGVLLPHRLIQRRSA; encoded by the coding sequence ATGTCTGAAACCGTGCGTCCCCGCGAGGAAGTGTCCATTGCCGATGTTGCCCGGCGCGCCGGTGTATCCGTCGCGACGGTGTCGCGCGTGCTCAACAGCCACAGCAACGTGCGCGAAGCGACGCGCGAGAAAGTGCGCGAGGCGGTGGCGGCGAGCGGTTATCGCGTGAACGAGCTTGCGCGCAATCTGCGCACGGCGGAAAGCCGCCTGCTGCTGACCATGGTGCCCGACTTCGGCAATCCGTTCTATGCGGCCATCGTGCGCGGAATCGATACAGTCGCGCGGCAGAACGGCTACTTCATGCTGCTGTGCGATACCGGCGCGGACCCGCTGCGCGAACGCAGCTATTTCGACCTTTTGCGGGGACGCCGCGCGGACGGGGCGATCTGCCTCGATCCCGCCGCCGTGCAGAAGGCGCTGGTGGAACAGGCATCGATGCTGCCGTGGGTCGCGTGCTGCGAGTTCGATCCGGCCGCGCGCGTGCCTTACGTGGGCATCGACAATCATCTTGCCGCGGGCGATGTCGTGCGTTATCTGCTGAAGAAGGGGCACGAGCGCATCGCGCTGATCAATTCAGGAGAGGGCTATCTGTATGGCCGTCAGCGGCTCGCGGGTTATCGTGATGCGCTGCAGGCTGCGGGTATCGCCGCGAATCCGGCATGGCAAGTGGAACTGGACAGCCTCGACTACGATGCCGGCGAGCGGGCCGCCGCGCAGCTCGCGTCGCTCGGGCGCGACCGGCCTACCGCCATCTTCGCCGTGTCGGATACGCTCGCCATCGGCGTGATGAACGGCCTGCGCGGCGTGGGATTGCGCGTGCCGGAGGATGTCGCCGTCGTCGGCTTCGACGATATCGCCGTGGCCGCGCACGCCGTGCCGCCGCTCACGACCGTCGCGCAGCCGATGCGCACGCTCGGCGAAACGGCGGCGAATCTGTTGCTCAAGCGCCTGCGCGATCCGCACGCGGACGTGCCCGGCGTGCTGCTGCCGCATCGCCTGATACAAAGAAGGAGCGCCTGA
- a CDS encoding sugar ABC transporter ATP-binding protein — protein MSLAVRFEAVEKQFGPVRVLHGVSFDLAPGRIYGLLGENGAGKSTLMKILAGYERASAGDLLIDGRPAAFASSRDAERAGIVLIHQELNLADHLSITQNMFLGHELRKGFFLDEPAMREDARAALGEVGLHKNPDTKVRELIVAEKQLVEIAKAMLRRARLLIMDEPTATLTPSETQRLFALMARLKDAGTTIVYISHKLDEVERVTDEVIVMRDGRFVTRAPTADLTRREMANLMVGREVSDMFPAKPALADTAPLAFQVDGASVPGWAEGVSFSVRQGEVFGFAGLVGAGRTELFEALVGLRPLAAGRVAIEGETVKLKNPRDAMRHGITYLSEDRKGRGLHVDMALKDNLTMMTLERYAHPLIDSRAERDALTLAVKDFGIRTGNTRSRARMLSGGNQQKLALAKYLHPDPRVVVLDEPTRGVDVGAKRDIYFLIHRLAAEGRAVIVISSELIELIGLCHRVAVMRAGELVATLGMDLLTEERLIAHATGTH, from the coding sequence ATGAGCCTTGCCGTGCGCTTTGAAGCAGTCGAGAAACAGTTCGGGCCGGTGCGCGTGCTGCACGGCGTGAGCTTCGATCTCGCGCCCGGCCGGATCTACGGCTTGCTCGGTGAGAATGGCGCGGGCAAGTCCACGCTCATGAAAATTCTCGCGGGCTACGAACGCGCGAGCGCGGGCGACCTGCTGATCGACGGCAGGCCCGCCGCTTTCGCCAGTTCGCGCGATGCCGAGCGCGCGGGCATCGTGCTGATCCATCAGGAACTGAACCTCGCGGATCATTTGAGCATCACGCAGAACATGTTTCTCGGCCACGAACTGCGCAAAGGCTTCTTTCTGGATGAACCCGCCATGCGCGAGGACGCGCGCGCCGCGCTCGGCGAAGTCGGCCTGCACAAGAATCCGGACACGAAGGTGCGCGAGCTGATCGTCGCGGAGAAGCAGTTGGTCGAGATCGCGAAGGCCATGCTGCGCCGCGCGCGCCTGCTCATCATGGACGAGCCGACCGCCACGCTGACGCCTTCGGAAACGCAGCGCCTTTTCGCGCTGATGGCACGGCTGAAAGACGCGGGCACGACTATCGTCTATATCTCGCACAAGCTCGATGAAGTCGAACGCGTGACCGACGAAGTGATCGTGATGCGCGACGGCCGCTTCGTCACACGCGCGCCGACCGCCGACCTCACGCGCCGCGAAATGGCGAATCTGATGGTGGGCCGCGAAGTCTCCGACATGTTCCCCGCGAAACCCGCGCTCGCCGACACGGCGCCGCTCGCGTTTCAGGTGGACGGCGCGTCCGTGCCCGGATGGGCGGAAGGCGTGAGCTTTTCCGTTCGCCAGGGCGAAGTGTTCGGCTTCGCGGGGCTCGTCGGCGCGGGACGCACGGAGCTGTTCGAGGCGCTCGTCGGCTTGCGGCCGCTGGCGGCGGGGCGCGTCGCCATCGAAGGCGAGACGGTGAAGCTCAAGAACCCGCGCGACGCGATGCGCCACGGCATCACGTACTTGAGCGAAGACCGCAAGGGACGCGGCCTGCACGTGGACATGGCGCTGAAAGACAACCTTACGATGATGACGCTGGAACGCTACGCGCACCCGCTCATCGACTCGCGCGCCGAGCGCGACGCGCTGACGCTCGCGGTGAAGGACTTCGGCATTCGCACCGGCAATACGCGCAGCCGCGCCCGCATGCTGTCGGGCGGCAATCAGCAGAAGCTCGCGCTCGCGAAATACCTGCATCCGGATCCGCGCGTGGTCGTGCTCGACGAACCCACGCGCGGCGTCGATGTCGGCGCGAAACGCGACATCTATTTCCTGATTCATCGCCTCGCCGCCGAAGGCCGCGCGGTGATCGTCATTTCTTCCGAGCTGATCGAACTGATCGGACTGTGCCATCGCGTCGCCGTGATGCGCGCGGGCGAACTGGTCGCGACGCTCGGCATGGACCTTCTGACCGAAGAGAGGTTGATCGCGCATGCGACCGGCACACACTGA
- a CDS encoding ABC transporter permease — protein MRPAHTEDTAQESRLTAVARFLLGVGPLIGLVALCIGGTLLNGDFATFDNAMNVLTRTSFIGIIAVGMTFVIISGGIDLSVGSMAALIAGSMIFMMNGLLQGVRGHALPPLLIVALGIVLALVLGALFGFAHGLLVTKGRIEPFIVTLGTLGVFRALLTWLADGGALTLDNSLVDLYGPVYYANLFGVPVPIWIFAIVAAGGALVLNRTVFGRHVQAIGSNEQVARYAAIRVDNVKIATYVLLGLCVAVATVLYVPRLGSATPTTGLLWELEAIAAVVVGGTALKGGEGRVIGTVIGAILLSVINNILNLTSIISVYLNAAVQGAVIIFVAFLQRGRR, from the coding sequence ATGCGACCGGCACACACTGAAGATACCGCGCAAGAAAGCCGTCTCACCGCCGTCGCGCGGTTTCTGCTCGGCGTCGGGCCGCTGATCGGGCTGGTCGCGCTGTGCATCGGCGGGACGCTTCTGAACGGCGACTTCGCCACCTTCGACAACGCGATGAACGTGCTCACGCGCACGTCGTTCATCGGCATCATTGCGGTCGGCATGACCTTCGTCATCATCTCGGGCGGCATCGACTTGTCCGTCGGGTCGATGGCCGCGCTCATCGCGGGCAGCATGATCTTCATGATGAACGGCTTGCTTCAGGGCGTGCGCGGCCATGCGCTGCCGCCGCTTCTGATCGTGGCGCTCGGCATCGTGCTGGCGCTCGTGCTCGGCGCGCTCTTCGGCTTCGCGCACGGACTGCTCGTGACCAAAGGGCGCATCGAGCCGTTCATCGTGACGCTCGGCACGCTCGGCGTGTTCCGCGCGCTTCTGACGTGGCTCGCGGACGGCGGCGCGCTCACGCTCGACAATTCGCTCGTCGATCTCTACGGCCCCGTGTATTACGCGAACCTCTTCGGCGTGCCGGTGCCCATCTGGATCTTCGCGATCGTCGCGGCGGGCGGCGCGCTCGTCTTGAACCGCACCGTGTTCGGGCGGCACGTGCAGGCCATCGGCTCGAACGAACAGGTCGCGCGTTACGCGGCCATTCGCGTGGACAACGTGAAGATCGCGACCTATGTGCTGCTCGGACTGTGCGTGGCCGTGGCGACCGTGCTGTATGTGCCGCGCTTAGGGTCAGCTACGCCGACGACCGGCCTGTTATGGGAACTGGAAGCGATCGCCGCCGTGGTGGTCGGCGGCACCGCGCTCAAGGGCGGCGAGGGGCGCGTGATCGGCACGGTCATCGGCGCGATCCTGCTTTCGGTCATCAACAACATCCTGAATCTCACGAGCATCATCAGCGTGTATCTGAACGCGGCGGTGCAGGGCGCCGTGATCATTTTCGTAGCCTTCTTGCAGCGTGGCCGTCGGTGA
- a CDS encoding substrate-binding domain-containing protein, with translation MKKLFRALGALTLAASAFAAASSAFAADKVVLGVAIPTATHGFTGGIVWWANEAKKELEKAHPDLKVIVKTASGAPEQANQLQDLVTVNKINALVIFPFESASLTQPVAQVKKKGVYVTVVDRGLTDTSAQDAYVAGDNTAFGKLPAEYLAKTLNGKGDIVALRGIPTTLDNERWTAFEGVMKQHPDIKILDAKYANWNRDDAFKVMQDYLTRFKHIDAVWAADDDMMIGVLKAIDQAHRTDVKEVFGGAGSKEAVKRIMDGDQRVKADVSYSPKFIYDAIKLTAEARLKGDKLPPTTIIPSVLITKDNAKQFYFPNSPF, from the coding sequence ATGAAAAAGCTGTTTCGCGCGCTCGGCGCGCTGACGCTCGCGGCGAGCGCGTTCGCCGCCGCATCGTCCGCCTTCGCCGCCGACAAGGTCGTGCTCGGCGTCGCCATTCCGACGGCCACGCACGGTTTCACGGGCGGCATCGTCTGGTGGGCGAACGAGGCCAAGAAGGAGCTGGAGAAGGCGCATCCCGATCTGAAGGTCATCGTGAAAACGGCGTCCGGCGCGCCGGAGCAGGCCAATCAGTTACAGGATCTCGTGACGGTCAACAAGATCAACGCGCTCGTGATCTTCCCGTTCGAATCGGCGTCGCTCACGCAGCCGGTCGCGCAGGTGAAGAAGAAGGGCGTGTATGTGACCGTCGTCGACCGCGGCCTGACCGACACCAGCGCGCAAGACGCGTATGTGGCCGGAGACAACACCGCGTTCGGCAAGCTGCCCGCCGAATATCTGGCGAAGACGCTGAACGGCAAGGGCGATATCGTCGCGCTGCGCGGCATTCCCACGACGCTCGACAACGAACGCTGGACGGCTTTCGAAGGCGTGATGAAGCAGCATCCGGACATCAAGATTCTCGACGCGAAGTACGCGAACTGGAACCGCGACGACGCCTTCAAGGTGATGCAGGACTATCTCACGCGCTTCAAGCATATCGACGCGGTCTGGGCCGCCGACGACGACATGATGATCGGCGTGCTGAAGGCGATTGACCAGGCGCATCGCACGGATGTCAAGGAAGTGTTCGGCGGCGCGGGATCGAAGGAAGCGGTCAAGCGCATCATGGACGGCGACCAGCGCGTGAAGGCGGACGTCTCGTACTCGCCGAAGTTCATCTACGACGCGATCAAGCTCACGGCCGAGGCGCGCCTGAAGGGCGACAAGCTGCCGCCGACGACCATCATCCCTTCCGTGCTCATCACGAAGGACAACGCAAAGCAGTTCTATTTCCCGAACTCGCCGTTCTGA
- a CDS encoding sugar phosphate isomerase/epimerase, which produces MKTINGPAIFLAQFMGAEAPFDTLASLASWAAGLGYKGIQVPADSRLIDLEKAASSDAYCDDIRRTVEDAGVAITELSTHLQGQLVAVHPAYDTLFDGFAAPHVRGNPQARTEWAISQLKHAAAASKRLGLNAHVTFSGALAWPYVYPWPQRPAGLVEAAFDELATRWRPILDEFDRAGIDVCYELHPGEDLHDGVTFERFLAAVDDHPRANILYDPSHFVLQQLDYLAFIDIYHARIKAFHVKDAEFRPNGRQGVYGGYSGWVERAGRFRSLGDGQIDFKAIFSKMAQYDFPGWAVLEWECALKHPEDGAREGAVFIRDHIIRVAEHAFDDFAGSGASREQMREVLGIGDKP; this is translated from the coding sequence ATGAAGACCATCAACGGCCCGGCGATTTTTCTCGCGCAGTTCATGGGCGCAGAAGCGCCGTTCGATACGCTTGCCAGTCTTGCGTCGTGGGCGGCGGGGCTCGGCTACAAGGGCATTCAGGTGCCCGCTGACTCGCGTCTGATCGATCTCGAAAAAGCCGCTTCGAGCGATGCCTATTGCGACGACATCCGGCGCACGGTCGAAGATGCGGGCGTGGCGATCACCGAATTGTCGACGCATCTGCAAGGGCAACTGGTCGCCGTGCATCCGGCCTACGACACGCTCTTCGACGGCTTCGCCGCGCCGCACGTGCGCGGCAACCCGCAAGCGCGCACTGAGTGGGCGATATCGCAGTTGAAGCACGCGGCGGCGGCATCGAAGCGGCTCGGCTTGAATGCGCACGTCACGTTCTCGGGCGCGCTCGCGTGGCCGTACGTGTATCCGTGGCCGCAGCGCCCGGCGGGACTCGTCGAAGCCGCGTTCGATGAACTCGCCACGCGTTGGCGTCCTATTCTCGATGAGTTCGACCGCGCGGGCATCGACGTGTGTTACGAGCTGCATCCGGGCGAAGACCTGCACGACGGCGTGACGTTCGAGCGTTTTCTCGCGGCCGTGGACGATCATCCGCGTGCGAACATCCTCTACGATCCGAGTCACTTCGTCTTGCAGCAACTGGACTATCTCGCGTTCATCGACATCTATCACGCGCGCATCAAGGCGTTTCACGTGAAGGACGCGGAGTTCCGGCCAAACGGGCGGCAAGGCGTGTACGGCGGCTATTCGGGATGGGTCGAGCGCGCGGGGCGTTTCCGTTCGCTCGGCGATGGCCAGATCGACTTCAAGGCGATCTTCTCGAAAATGGCGCAATATGACTTTCCAGGCTGGGCCGTGCTGGAATGGGAATGCGCGCTGAAGCATCCCGAAGACGGCGCGCGGGAAGGCGCGGTGTTCATTCGCGATCACATTATCCGCGTGGCCGAGCATGCGTTCGACGACTTCGCTGGCAGCGGCGCAAGCCGCGAACAAATGCGCGAAGTGCTTGGCATCGGAGATAAGCCATGA
- a CDS encoding Gfo/Idh/MocA family oxidoreductase, translated as MRRVRLGMVGGGEGAFIGAVHRMAARLDDRYELLAGALSSDPQRAAASAAAIGLPRSYDDYREMARVEASRADGIEAVAIVTPNHLHAPIATAFLEAGIHVICDKPLAVSLDEGEALAKLAREKNRVFAVTYTYTGYPLVRHARALVRDGALGDIRVVQVEYAQDWLSMPVETQANRQAAWRTDPALAGPTGCLGDIGTHAYQLAEYVTRMRPSELSAEVTTFVPGRRVDDHVQAMLRYANGARGMLWASQVAAGEENGLRLRVYGTKAGLMFDQQAPNELWFTPVGGASQRITRGRVQSAEALHATRVPAGHPEGYIEAFAQVYADAAGCIARGATQGDEWLTTVEDGVAGLRFVEAVLRSSAGDGGWVGVE; from the coding sequence ATGAGACGCGTGCGGCTCGGCATGGTCGGCGGCGGCGAGGGCGCGTTCATTGGCGCGGTGCATCGCATGGCGGCGCGGCTTGATGACCGGTACGAACTGCTGGCGGGCGCGTTGTCGTCCGATCCGCAGCGCGCGGCGGCGAGCGCTGCGGCCATCGGCTTGCCCCGCAGCTACGACGACTATCGCGAGATGGCGCGCGTCGAAGCGAGTCGCGCGGATGGCATCGAAGCGGTCGCGATCGTCACGCCGAACCATCTTCATGCGCCGATTGCGACGGCGTTTCTTGAGGCCGGCATCCACGTGATCTGCGACAAGCCGCTTGCGGTATCGCTCGATGAAGGCGAGGCGTTGGCGAAGCTCGCGCGGGAGAAGAATCGCGTGTTCGCGGTGACGTACACGTACACCGGCTATCCGCTCGTGCGCCATGCGCGCGCGCTGGTGCGGGACGGCGCGCTCGGCGATATCCGCGTCGTGCAGGTGGAGTATGCGCAGGACTGGCTCTCGATGCCCGTCGAGACGCAGGCGAACCGGCAGGCCGCGTGGCGCACCGATCCGGCGCTCGCGGGCCCGACGGGCTGTCTCGGCGATATCGGCACGCATGCGTATCAGCTGGCTGAGTATGTGACGCGCATGAGGCCTTCGGAGTTATCGGCGGAAGTGACGACGTTCGTGCCGGGAAGGCGCGTCGACGATCATGTTCAGGCGATGCTGCGCTACGCCAACGGCGCGCGCGGCATGCTGTGGGCGAGTCAGGTCGCGGCGGGCGAGGAAAACGGGCTGCGGCTGCGCGTGTATGGCACGAAGGCGGGTTTGATGTTCGATCAGCAGGCGCCGAACGAGCTGTGGTTCACGCCGGTTGGCGGGGCGTCACAGCGGATCACACGCGGGCGTGTGCAGAGCGCCGAGGCGCTGCATGCGACGCGCGTGCCGGCGGGGCATCCGGAAGGGTATATCGAAGCGTTCGCGCAGGTTTATGCGGATGCGGCGGGGTGTATTGCGCGAGGGGCGACGCAGGGCGACGAGTGGCTTACGACGGTGGAGGATGGGGTCGCGGGGTTGCGGTTTGTTGAGGCGGTGTTGCGGAGTAGTGCGGGGGATGGGGGATGGGTGGGGGTGGAGTAG
- the gndA gene encoding NADP-dependent phosphogluconate dehydrogenase, giving the protein MSKQAIGVVGLAVMGSNLALNIESRGHAVSVYNRSRARTDELIAEHPDKKLVPTYTLEEFVQSLETPRRILMMVKAGAGTDDTIAALRPLLEKGDILIDGGNTHFTDTIRRNQDLAKSGLHFIGTGVSGGEEGALKGPSIMPGGQKEAYELVAPILTEIAAKAPDGEPCVAYMGPDGAGHFVKMVHNGIEYGDMQLIAESYDVLKRVAGLSNEELGKVYVEWNQGELDSYLIEITSKIFSKKDEETGKDLVDVILDRAAQKGTGKWTSQNALDLGAPLPLITEAVFARVLSSLKDQRVAASKVLSGPTPKFDGDRAAFIESVRRALYLSKIVSYAQGFAQLRAASEEYDWNLQYGEIAKIFRAGCIIRARFLQKITDAYATDKDLANLLLDPYFSDIAAKYQDALRDVVVAAVKAGIPVPAFSSAIAYFDAYRSERLPANLVQAQRDFFGAHTFERTDKAGSFHANWA; this is encoded by the coding sequence ATGAGCAAACAAGCTATCGGCGTAGTGGGTCTCGCCGTCATGGGCAGCAATCTGGCCTTGAACATCGAGAGCCGCGGGCACGCTGTGTCGGTCTACAACCGCAGCCGCGCCAGAACCGACGAACTGATTGCCGAACACCCCGACAAAAAGCTCGTGCCCACGTACACCCTCGAAGAGTTCGTGCAGTCGCTCGAAACGCCGCGCCGCATTCTGATGATGGTGAAAGCCGGCGCCGGCACCGACGACACCATCGCGGCGCTGCGTCCGCTGCTGGAAAAAGGCGACATTCTCATCGACGGCGGCAACACGCATTTCACCGACACCATCCGCCGCAACCAGGACCTCGCGAAGTCGGGCCTGCATTTCATCGGCACGGGCGTGTCGGGCGGCGAGGAAGGCGCGCTGAAAGGGCCGTCGATCATGCCGGGCGGACAGAAGGAAGCCTACGAACTCGTCGCGCCGATCCTCACTGAAATCGCCGCGAAGGCGCCGGACGGCGAGCCGTGCGTCGCGTACATGGGACCGGACGGCGCGGGCCACTTCGTGAAGATGGTTCACAACGGCATCGAGTACGGCGACATGCAGCTGATCGCCGAAAGCTACGATGTGCTCAAGCGCGTCGCGGGGCTGTCGAACGAAGAACTCGGAAAGGTCTATGTCGAATGGAATCAGGGCGAGCTGGATAGCTATCTGATCGAGATCACGTCGAAGATTTTCTCCAAGAAAGACGAGGAAACCGGCAAGGATCTCGTCGATGTCATATTGGACCGCGCCGCGCAGAAGGGCACCGGCAAGTGGACTAGCCAGAATGCGCTGGATCTGGGCGCGCCGCTGCCGCTGATCACCGAAGCCGTGTTCGCGCGCGTGCTGTCGTCGCTGAAGGATCAGCGCGTGGCGGCTAGCAAGGTGCTGTCGGGGCCGACGCCCAAGTTCGACGGCGATCGCGCGGCGTTCATCGAATCGGTGAGGCGTGCGCTGTATCTGTCGAAGATCGTTTCTTATGCGCAGGGCTTCGCGCAATTGCGCGCGGCATCCGAGGAATACGACTGGAATCTGCAGTACGGCGAGATCGCGAAGATTTTCCGGGCGGGCTGCATTATCCGCGCGCGCTTCCTGCAGAAGATCACCGACGCTTATGCGACGGATAAAGACCTCGCGAATCTGCTGCTCGATCCGTATTTCAGCGATATCGCCGCGAAGTATCAGGATGCATTGCGCGATGTGGTCGTCGCGGCGGTGAAGGCGGGTATTCCGGTGCCGGCTTTCTCGTCGGCGATTGCTTATTTCGATGCGTATCGGTCGGAGCGGCTGCCGGCGAATCTCGTGCAGGCGCAGCGTGATTTCTTCGGCGCGCATACGTTCGAACGGACGGACAAGGCGGGGAGTTTTCACGCGAATTGGGCGTGA